One genomic window of Polyangium aurulentum includes the following:
- a CDS encoding histidine phosphatase family protein — translation MKKLLVGTSMLLGLACGPAACTDEGGGGTGGSTASSSTGAGGSGGVGGSGGAGGSGGAGGGGVGGSGGAGGSGGAGGSGGAGGSGGAGGGGGAGGGGQANPSDLQALVVGGSVELSWVKSSKPLSRIVRAENVTPLGPDDPNAQVVYEGSASATNEPLRNLLPPTPDAPRTYHYAVYGCDAAGSCGGDAAMDDLSITVGQALLGGGYNVFWRHANATLCADAFQLGTADQTSSPGWWKSCNAQCATATARQLDPQGITQAEAMGKAIASRGFPFGRVIASEFCRTTKTAELLNLGPAIEPHTGITAFVYDEANRCEHTMKLVAEEPAAGMNVAIVGHSAHPCGELDTLQMGEALIYKPDGKGGSIFVARVLSSEWSSLQ, via the coding sequence ATGAAAAAGCTACTTGTCGGGACGTCGATGCTCTTGGGTCTTGCTTGCGGCCCCGCTGCGTGCACGGACGAGGGCGGCGGCGGCACGGGCGGTTCGACGGCCTCCAGCAGCACGGGCGCAGGCGGAAGCGGCGGCGTTGGTGGGAGCGGTGGCGCGGGTGGAAGCGGCGGCGCGGGCGGAGGCGGCGTCGGTGGAAGCGGTGGTGCTGGCGGAAGCGGCGGCGCAGGCGGGAGCGGCGGCGCAGGCGGGAGCGGCGGCGCGGGCGGAGGCGGCGGCGCGGGCGGCGGGGGGCAGGCCAACCCGAGCGATCTGCAAGCGCTCGTCGTCGGCGGCTCCGTGGAGCTTTCGTGGGTGAAATCGAGCAAGCCCCTCTCGAGGATCGTGCGCGCGGAGAACGTCACCCCGCTCGGGCCCGACGATCCGAACGCGCAGGTCGTCTACGAAGGCTCTGCATCGGCGACGAACGAGCCCCTGCGCAACCTCCTGCCCCCGACGCCCGACGCGCCGCGCACGTACCATTACGCCGTCTACGGCTGCGACGCCGCGGGGAGCTGCGGGGGCGACGCGGCGATGGACGACCTGTCGATCACGGTCGGACAGGCGCTCCTCGGCGGTGGATACAACGTCTTCTGGCGTCACGCGAACGCGACCCTCTGCGCGGACGCATTCCAGCTCGGGACCGCCGACCAGACCTCGTCTCCGGGCTGGTGGAAGAGCTGCAACGCGCAATGCGCGACGGCCACCGCGCGGCAGCTCGATCCCCAGGGAATCACCCAGGCGGAGGCGATGGGCAAGGCGATCGCGAGCCGCGGCTTCCCCTTCGGCCGCGTGATCGCCAGCGAGTTCTGCCGGACGACCAAGACCGCCGAGCTTTTGAACCTCGGCCCGGCGATCGAGCCGCACACCGGCATCACGGCGTTCGTGTACGACGAGGCGAACCGCTGCGAGCACACGATGAAGCTCGTCGCCGAGGAGCCGGCGGCGGGGATGAACGTGGCCATCGTGGGCCACTCGGCGCACCCTTGCGGTGAGCTCGATACGCTCCAGATGGGCGAGGCCCTCATCTACAAGCCCGACGGGAAAGGCGGCTCGATCTTCGTCGCCCGCGTCCTGTCGTCCGAATGGTCGTCCTTGCAATAG
- the zwf gene encoding glucose-6-phosphate dehydrogenase codes for MQSVASRLETHHAVHWEAGARVEAAEACTLVLFGASGDLAQRKLLPALYRMALDGHLSAESVILGVALTSWSTEEFRAEARRAIARASADGSVDEEAFRSFARRLHYVPMDVTDASEYRRLRWALERAERAHGARGNRIFYLSLTPTLQAEAVRNLGDSGLSGRGAGRWTRLVVEKPFGVDLASARALNERIREHFDEASVYRMDHYLGKEMVQNLLLLRFANRILEPSWNRQHIDHVQLTCAETVGVEGRGAYYERAGVVRDMVQSHLLQLLALTAMDLPSSLSPDAVHDAKMAVMAAARPFTPERLRAECVRGQYGPGFMNGRPVPGYRQEPGVAPDSRTETFAMLTVRFDTPRWAGVPFYVRSGKRLPRRVTEVVVQFKDGPLAMATPNQLVMRVQPDEGISLRFATKAPGRVLRMHEVALDLRYDDLFDERLGEAYEHLLLDCMLGISTRYVRQDLAERGWELFMPVLEAWAAPNEGIALLDYAAGTWGPPAAGRVLEARGHRWNDGPEKRR; via the coding sequence ATGCAATCCGTAGCGAGCAGACTGGAAACCCATCACGCGGTCCATTGGGAGGCGGGCGCCAGGGTCGAGGCGGCCGAGGCTTGCACGCTCGTGCTCTTCGGCGCCTCCGGAGACCTGGCGCAGCGCAAGCTCCTGCCGGCGCTCTACAGGATGGCCCTCGACGGACATCTGTCGGCGGAGTCCGTCATCCTCGGCGTCGCGCTAACGTCGTGGAGCACGGAGGAGTTTCGCGCCGAGGCACGAAGGGCCATCGCCCGCGCCTCTGCGGACGGCTCCGTCGACGAGGAGGCCTTTCGATCGTTCGCCCGCAGGCTCCATTACGTGCCGATGGACGTCACCGACGCGAGCGAGTATCGACGCCTGCGCTGGGCGCTCGAGCGCGCCGAGCGCGCGCACGGGGCGCGCGGCAATCGAATCTTCTACCTGTCGCTCACGCCCACGCTTCAGGCCGAGGCCGTGCGCAACCTCGGCGACAGCGGCCTGTCGGGTCGGGGCGCCGGCCGCTGGACGCGGCTCGTCGTGGAGAAGCCCTTCGGCGTGGATCTGGCGAGCGCGCGGGCGCTGAACGAGCGCATCCGCGAGCACTTCGACGAGGCGAGCGTCTATCGCATGGACCATTACCTGGGAAAGGAGATGGTTCAAAACCTTCTCCTCCTGCGCTTCGCCAATCGCATCCTCGAGCCCTCGTGGAATCGCCAGCACATCGATCACGTGCAGCTCACCTGCGCCGAGACGGTGGGCGTGGAGGGGCGCGGCGCCTATTACGAGCGGGCCGGCGTGGTGCGGGACATGGTGCAGAGCCACCTCCTGCAGCTTTTGGCCCTGACGGCGATGGATTTGCCCTCGAGCCTGTCGCCCGACGCCGTGCACGACGCGAAGATGGCCGTGATGGCGGCGGCGCGCCCGTTCACGCCCGAGCGGCTGCGGGCCGAGTGCGTGCGCGGGCAGTACGGCCCGGGCTTCATGAACGGGCGGCCCGTGCCCGGATACCGGCAGGAGCCGGGGGTCGCTCCCGATTCGCGCACGGAGACGTTCGCCATGCTGACGGTCCGCTTCGACACCCCGCGCTGGGCCGGCGTGCCTTTTTACGTGCGCTCGGGCAAGCGCCTTCCGCGGCGCGTGACCGAGGTCGTGGTCCAGTTCAAGGACGGCCCGCTCGCCATGGCCACGCCCAATCAGCTCGTCATGCGCGTGCAGCCCGACGAGGGCATCTCCCTTCGCTTCGCCACCAAGGCGCCGGGCCGCGTCCTGCGCATGCACGAGGTGGCGCTCGATCTGCGCTACGACGATCTCTTCGACGAGCGGCTCGGCGAGGCTTACGAGCACCTCTTGCTCGATTGCATGCTCGGCATCTCCACGCGCTACGTCCGCCAGGACCTGGCGGAGCGCGGCTGGGAGCTGTTCATGCCGGTGCTGGAGGCGTGGGCCGCGCCGAACGAGGGGATCGCGCTCCTGGATTACGCAGCCGGGACCTGGGGGCCGCCCGCCGCCGGACGGGTGCTGGAGGCGCGCGGCCACCGATGGAACGACGGCCCGGAGAAAAGGAGGTGA
- a CDS encoding HmuY family protein, whose translation MRFLVTLSLLGSTLALLSACSSSPPSGGSGAAGGSGGSGGSGGSGGSGGEATTCTEPAAIPCEDQVYQGMNLQNDVAPGLVTNEMDPAGGFVSSIDATAGGAFASDPDSYVYGRFTESGLEKVEISDEQSLAQMDWDIAFRRYAVRINSGNSGPSCVAAARVPGATYDDLAAPPEDLTYRTDEYFSTSCEVIPDGSGLPGAAATALSGYWSYDKSCVAMTDHVYVLRLADGRQLKLTVASYYFPEIQDQCDSTGMVPMMGAGAANFRVRWSFLP comes from the coding sequence ATGCGCTTCCTCGTCACTCTTTCGCTCCTCGGCTCCACCCTCGCGCTCCTTTCGGCCTGCTCCTCGAGCCCCCCGTCCGGCGGCTCCGGCGCCGCCGGCGGCTCTGGCGGCTCCGGCGGCTCTGGCGGCTCCGGCGGCTCTGGCGGCGAGGCGACCACGTGCACCGAGCCCGCTGCGATCCCCTGCGAAGATCAGGTCTATCAGGGCATGAATTTGCAGAACGACGTCGCGCCGGGCCTCGTGACGAACGAGATGGATCCAGCCGGCGGCTTCGTCTCCTCGATCGACGCGACGGCCGGCGGCGCCTTCGCCTCCGATCCGGATTCGTACGTCTACGGCCGGTTCACGGAGTCGGGCCTCGAAAAGGTCGAGATCTCCGACGAGCAATCGCTCGCGCAGATGGACTGGGACATCGCGTTCCGGCGCTATGCGGTGCGCATCAACAGCGGCAACTCGGGCCCGTCGTGCGTGGCCGCGGCGCGCGTGCCGGGGGCGACCTACGACGACCTCGCCGCGCCGCCCGAGGATCTCACGTACCGCACCGACGAATACTTCTCCACGAGCTGCGAGGTCATCCCCGACGGATCGGGCCTGCCTGGCGCGGCGGCGACCGCGCTCTCGGGCTACTGGTCCTACGACAAGAGCTGCGTCGCGATGACCGATCACGTCTACGTCCTGCGCCTCGCCGACGGCCGCCAGCTCAAGCTGACCGTGGCTTCTTATTATTTCCCCGAGATCCAGGACCAATGCGATTCGACCGGCATGGTCCCGATGATGGGCGCGGGCGCGGCGAACTTCCGGGTGCGGTGGAGCTTCCTGCCTTGA
- a CDS encoding DUF3025 domain-containing protein produces MDGRRSAARVTVWDPGFFRKSPLFWPLAPHAEVFAALDDWPSIEACDSALGPRAGVAFREQPPRPSRRRRRAPLDPAALYDARIHLEGWVPTRPRNLHDFLNALVWAAFPRAKKGLYARQHRATAARLEGGATALPNRRSREQDGLTILDEGGIVLLAEGAHAEAAQRALEARAIDDVRALILADRASAVLFGHALYESILEGPEPVIWAMASVLPLPGPLPATPLARVAAADERLAEALAVPGSFAHPEAFRSLPVDASVLLPLP; encoded by the coding sequence GTGGACGGTCGGCGCAGCGCGGCTCGGGTGACGGTGTGGGATCCGGGGTTTTTCCGGAAGAGCCCCCTCTTCTGGCCCCTCGCGCCGCACGCGGAGGTCTTTGCCGCGCTCGACGATTGGCCTTCGATCGAGGCGTGCGACAGCGCCCTCGGGCCGCGCGCCGGCGTCGCGTTCCGGGAGCAGCCCCCGCGTCCTTCGCGGCGCAGGCGTCGCGCTCCGCTGGATCCGGCCGCGCTCTACGACGCCAGGATTCACCTCGAAGGCTGGGTGCCCACGCGGCCGCGCAACCTGCACGATTTCTTGAACGCGCTCGTCTGGGCGGCTTTCCCGCGCGCGAAAAAGGGGCTCTACGCGCGGCAGCACCGGGCGACGGCGGCGCGGCTCGAGGGGGGCGCGACAGCGTTGCCGAACCGGCGCTCGCGCGAGCAGGACGGGCTCACGATCCTCGACGAGGGCGGGATCGTCCTGCTCGCGGAAGGCGCGCACGCCGAGGCGGCGCAGAGGGCGCTCGAGGCGCGCGCGATCGACGACGTGCGGGCCCTCATCCTGGCCGATCGCGCGTCGGCGGTGCTCTTCGGCCACGCGCTCTACGAGAGCATCCTCGAGGGTCCCGAGCCCGTGATCTGGGCCATGGCGAGCGTCCTCCCCCTGCCCGGCCCGCTGCCTGCGACCCCCCTCGCGCGCGTGGCCGCGGCCGACGAGCGCCTCGCCGAGGCCCTCGCGGTGCCGGGGAGCTTCGCGCATCCGGAGGCGTTTCGCAGCCTGCCCGTCGACGCGTCCGTGCTCCTTCCCCTGCCGTGA
- a CDS encoding class I SAM-dependent methyltransferase translates to MRSLRAALAAPMLLVLLAACGGGQTPSDTTASEPGSTTASEPAAAAAPTSAPADAPAPAAPADAPASASVKVPEAIATVVAAPDRSEADRALDAGRHPAELLAFFGIGPNMKVAELGAGGGYTAELLARAVGPGGKVWGQNSKFLLERFAEKPWSERLKTPVMKNVVRVDREFDDPLPADAKNLDAVLMIMFYHDTVWFKTDRDKMNRAIFAALKSGGVYGIVDHSARAGAGTTESESLHRIEEKSVREEVERAGFKLAGDASFLRNAKDTRDWSTSPGKAGERRGTSDRFVLKFVKP, encoded by the coding sequence ATGCGCTCTCTCCGTGCGGCCCTCGCCGCCCCGATGCTCCTCGTCCTCCTCGCCGCCTGCGGCGGGGGGCAAACGCCCTCCGACACGACCGCGTCCGAGCCCGGCTCCACGACAGCGTCCGAGCCCGCTGCCGCCGCCGCGCCCACCTCCGCGCCCGCGGACGCGCCCGCCCCCGCTGCGCCCGCGGACGCGCCCGCCTCCGCGTCCGTGAAGGTGCCCGAGGCGATCGCGACCGTCGTGGCCGCGCCCGATCGCAGCGAGGCCGATCGCGCCCTCGACGCGGGCCGCCATCCGGCCGAGCTGCTCGCGTTCTTCGGCATCGGCCCGAACATGAAGGTCGCCGAGCTCGGGGCGGGCGGCGGCTACACGGCCGAGCTGCTCGCGCGCGCGGTCGGTCCGGGCGGCAAGGTCTGGGGGCAGAACAGCAAGTTTCTGCTCGAGCGCTTCGCGGAAAAACCCTGGTCGGAGCGGCTGAAGACGCCGGTCATGAAGAACGTGGTCCGCGTCGATCGCGAGTTCGACGATCCGCTGCCCGCCGACGCGAAGAACCTCGACGCGGTGCTGATGATCATGTTCTACCACGACACGGTCTGGTTCAAGACCGACCGGGACAAGATGAACCGCGCGATCTTCGCGGCGCTCAAATCGGGCGGCGTGTACGGCATCGTCGACCACAGCGCGCGCGCGGGGGCAGGGACGACCGAGTCCGAGAGCCTTCACCGCATCGAGGAGAAGAGCGTACGCGAAGAGGTCGAGCGGGCAGGCTTCAAGCTCGCAGGCGACGCCAGTTTCCTTCGCAATGCCAAGGACACGCGCGACTGGAGCACCTCGCCCGGCAAGGCAGGCGAGCGGCGCGGCACGAGCGACAGGTTCGTCCTCAAGTTCGTCAAGCCCTGA
- a CDS encoding MXAN_6640 family putative metalloprotease, producing MKERVRLFAFGLAAVLLAGCGPEDVPSAIEAPGLAPEVRPDTPNSGLQFTFAPDDVVETFGSSKGAFLVHFTRKGPNAVPAGDADGSGVPDFVEEVAAVYDEVLAYYRDVLGFRAPLDDEGLPDNGGDGRFDVYLVDFAGIGDGKLEADTCEGAGGDQCVAYMVQENDYLGYNYPSTLVANRILGSHEFFHAIQAAYDSSQGSVFGEGTAVWATESFDPSLKDFENFIDGYLDNADRSLDVPLPGPVDPFSYGSALFFQFLEERHGEGTVRTLVERTENGVKGVPDPVWFEQLDPTLQAVAGTSFAEAFVEFATWNLFTGKHADPARSYAGGAGYPPVGMEHVAAPYTYRLRAFYSASQYYEVAPEGRAQMTAALVTPPDAPGDLEDLTLLVAVERGGVYDPLVRIDDIAAGVDAVDTASADRMVVVVVNTAQGGSSRRPTLCIGSPEEVAACKAEIVPPTGGEGGSEPGGYLEPHMGCGGCALAPAPAESAFGALGAALVLAYRRRARRAPTSPRAKT from the coding sequence TTGAAAGAGCGCGTGCGTCTCTTCGCCTTCGGGCTCGCCGCCGTCCTCCTCGCCGGCTGCGGCCCCGAGGACGTTCCCTCCGCGATCGAAGCCCCGGGCCTCGCGCCGGAGGTTCGTCCGGACACCCCGAACAGCGGCTTGCAGTTCACCTTCGCGCCGGACGACGTGGTCGAGACGTTCGGCTCGTCCAAGGGCGCCTTCCTCGTGCATTTCACCCGCAAGGGCCCCAACGCGGTGCCTGCGGGCGACGCGGACGGCTCGGGGGTGCCCGATTTCGTCGAGGAGGTGGCGGCCGTCTACGACGAGGTGCTCGCGTATTATCGTGACGTGCTCGGCTTCCGGGCGCCCCTCGACGACGAGGGCCTGCCCGACAACGGCGGCGACGGCCGCTTCGACGTCTATCTCGTCGACTTTGCCGGCATCGGCGACGGCAAGCTCGAGGCCGACACGTGCGAGGGGGCGGGAGGCGACCAGTGCGTCGCGTACATGGTCCAGGAGAACGATTACCTGGGCTACAACTACCCCTCCACGCTCGTCGCCAACCGAATCCTCGGCAGCCACGAGTTTTTCCACGCCATCCAGGCCGCGTACGATTCCAGCCAAGGCAGCGTCTTCGGGGAGGGCACGGCCGTCTGGGCGACCGAGTCGTTCGACCCTTCGTTGAAAGACTTCGAGAATTTCATCGACGGCTACCTCGATAACGCCGACCGCTCGCTCGACGTGCCCCTGCCCGGCCCCGTGGACCCCTTCAGCTACGGCAGCGCGCTCTTCTTCCAGTTCCTCGAGGAGCGCCATGGCGAAGGCACGGTGCGCACGCTCGTGGAGCGCACCGAGAACGGCGTGAAAGGCGTGCCCGATCCGGTGTGGTTCGAGCAGCTCGATCCCACCCTCCAGGCGGTCGCGGGGACGTCGTTCGCCGAGGCTTTCGTCGAGTTCGCGACGTGGAATCTCTTCACGGGGAAGCACGCGGATCCGGCCCGCTCGTACGCGGGCGGCGCGGGGTATCCGCCCGTCGGAATGGAGCACGTGGCGGCGCCGTACACCTATCGGCTCCGCGCTTTCTATTCGGCCTCGCAATATTACGAGGTCGCGCCCGAGGGCCGCGCCCAGATGACGGCCGCGCTCGTCACCCCGCCCGATGCGCCCGGCGATCTCGAGGATCTCACCCTCCTCGTCGCCGTCGAGCGCGGCGGGGTCTACGATCCGCTCGTGCGAATCGACGACATCGCCGCGGGGGTCGATGCGGTGGACACCGCCTCGGCCGATCGAATGGTGGTCGTCGTGGTGAACACGGCGCAAGGTGGCTCTTCGCGGCGGCCCACGCTCTGCATTGGATCGCCCGAGGAGGTCGCGGCGTGCAAGGCCGAGATCGTGCCCCCGACCGGCGGCGAAGGCGGAAGCGAGCCCGGGGGATACCTCGAGCCGCACATGGGGTGCGGCGGCTGCGCGCTTGCCCCCGCGCCCGCGGAGAGCGCATTCGGGGCGCTCGGGGCCGCGCTCGTCCTCGCTTACCGCCGCCGCGCCCGCCGCGCGCCGACGAGCCCGAGGGCAAAGACGTAG